One window from the genome of Panthera leo isolate Ple1 chromosome D3, P.leo_Ple1_pat1.1, whole genome shotgun sequence encodes:
- the GTF2H3 gene encoding general transcription factor IIH subunit 3, whose product MVSDEDELNLLVIIVDTNPIWWGKQGLKESQFTLSKCIDAVMVLGNSHLFMNRSNKLAVIASHIQESRFLYPGKNGRLGDFFGDPGNPPSEFSPSGSKDGKYELFTAANDVIAEEIKDLMTKSDIKGQHTETLLAGSLAKALCYIHRMNKEVKDNQEMKSRILVIKAAEDSALQYMNFMNVIFAAQKQNILIDACVLDSDSGLLQQACDITGGLYLKVPQMPSLLQYLLWVFLPDQDQRSQLILPPPIHVDYRAACFCHRNLIEIGYVCSVCLSIFCNFSPICTTCETAFKISLPPVLKAKKKKLKASA is encoded by the exons aaGATGAATTGAATCTTCTGGTTATCATAGTTGATACCAACCCAATTTGGTGGGGGAAACAAGGATTAAAGGAATCTCAG TTTACTTTATCAAAATGCATAGATGCTGTGATGGTGCTGGGAAATTCTCATTTATTCATGAATCGTTCCAACAAACTTGCCGTGATAGCAAGTCACATTCAAGAAAG TCGATTCTTATATCCTGGGAAGAATGGCAGACTTGGAGACTTCTTTGGAGACCCCGGCAACCCTCCTTCTGAATTCAGCCCCTCAGGGAGCAAAGACGGCAAATACGAGTTGTTCACAGCAGCGAATGACGTCATTgctgaagaaattaaagatctcaTGACCAAGA gtgacataaaGGGTCAACATACGGAAACTCTGCTGGCGGGATCCCTCGCCAAAGCTCTTTGCT atattcacAGAATGAACAAGGAGGTTAAAG atAATCAAGAAATGAAATCGAGGATTTTG GTGATTAAGGCTGCGGAAGACAGCGCACTGCAGTACATGAACTTCATGAATGTCATTTTCGCAGCACAGAAGCAG AATATTTTGATCGATGCCTGTGTTTTAGACTCGGATTCGGGACTCCTCCAACAG GCCTGTGACATCACAGGGGGACTGTACTTGAAGGTGCCTCAGATGCCCTCCCTCCTGCAGTATTTACTG tgggtTTTTCTTCCCGATCAAGATCAAAGATCTCAGTTAATCCTCCCACCCCCGATTCACGTGGACTACCGGGCTGCTTGCTTCTGTCATCGAAATCTTATTGAAATTGGCTATGTCTGTTCTGTGTGCTTGTCAA TATTCTGCAATTTCAGTCCTATCTGCACCACCTGCGA GACAGCCTTTAAGATTTCGCTGCCTCCGGTGCTGAAggccaagaaaaagaaactgaaagcatCAGCATGA